A segment of the Macrobrachium nipponense isolate FS-2020 chromosome 1, ASM1510439v2, whole genome shotgun sequence genome:
TTAAATTACTTTGTTTAACTGaatatgataaagcaaatgacttCAAGTCATCCTCATGCAAGAATGTCTGTCCTTCAGGACAGAGAGCTGAAATGCCACAGAAGATCACACATGAATCTTTTGAAAAGCGACGCTCTAATTTACTATTTAAACAATCTAGTACTTCATACAAGATTGTGACGTGTTGTGCATGACTTGGCTCCACAACTCTCTGGCCAGATGTTTCCAGTATGATAAAATCACGGAGCTGTCGAGGTTTTCTAGAATGTTTTCTTGTCGCTGTTggtgaaatgtcacattttttacaGAGTTCGTCAACCGTATTAGAACAATTCTCAATTAAGTTGGAGTTTCTTACATCAGCTAAATCTTCACGAAGACAAGAAATAAGTTTAGCTGCTTTTCCAAGGTCTGTCTGTTTGTCCTGTAGCTGCtgagatactttatttatttttcccagaatttcagagaaaaactgcagtaaacaaacaaattctgcaCCCATCTGAGCAAGTAAACCTCTAGCAAGATACAAGCCTTGAAGCTCCAGGTATCATCTGCAGAATTCTCCTTCAAAAGTCTTATAATACATTCCAAACGTAATAAAGCATTTTCACAGGAGGTAGCCCGACACCACCAGCGAGTATCACTGAGATGTTGAAGTTCTCGAATTTGTtcttcaggaaacatttcacACTATAGAAAGGAACTTCTGCATTACTAACAAAGATATAGACTTCTTCAAGAAGACTGAAAAATTCAGATGCTTGTGGTACATTCTTTGCAACACTTGTCAAAACCAAATTGAGGTTATGATCATAACAATGAACATAATAAGCAAAAGGTGCTTTCTCTTTTATACGTTACTGAACGCCACTAATTCCTCCACTCATGGCTGATGCTCCATCAAATCCCAAGCCAACATCCAATGAAGACATGGGTGGgagtaaaggaaataaaacattCTGAATACAGTGTGAGATTTCATCATAAAACCGTACTACTAGTGCTAATTGCTCAGTTTTGCTCACATCCTTGGCTTCAACGGCTTGAACAGAAAAGTAATGGCAGGAATTTATGTATTCAGCTATTTCTTCCCTCACAATTGATGCAAATGTATCAATCATCTCATTTTGCATTGCAGAACTGGTGAACTTCTCATTTTTTGGACCAATTTTGATGCGTTCAGCTATAACAGGATCATGTTTGGCAATGAATCTAAGAAATTTACGAATATTTCCTGGATTTGTTCATCACCACATTCCCTGTTGTGTTATTTTTTGTGTTACTGTCAGGTAAGTAAAATAATCTTCCCCTAAAGAGTTTTTATGTAATGACGATTTTCACGGACTTTCTTCTAATAGCCCTCACTTACACTCTGTTTAATGGAGgtgttttatcagttttattgtgTTGGTAGCCAATCCTTGCAGTATAGGAGGATTTGTGGATATATGAGCTCAGGCGCTTTGCATTGGCCCCATCTTTTCCTTGTGCCTTTTTCCATCGTCTAAACCCACTCTTTACAAATGCATCGTCTGCATTGCCATAAGAAGGAGATGCAAAGTGCCTACAAGCAAAACAGAACATTGCATCACGTTCTTGAGACTATTCAGCCCAATTTTGTGACTAGTTAGTGGctattgttatattcaataatgattaattttacatataatatttcattaaaaaagtggGGGGGTGCAAAACCAAGGGGCATGGCCAAAATTCTGGAAGGGCAACTGCCCCCCATGACCCCCACCCTAGAATCGCCACTATTCAAGTACCGTGGACAAGTGAAATTAAGGGTCACTTAAAATGACTCCCTCAGGAATACACTGCAAGAATCGACTTGTATATAGAATACATTGAATTTTTGTGTCCAATATGGTTTAAGAATGATAGGCTTTATGCAGAAGGCTGTGTGACATTCCAGCTTAACCTTtgtagaaaaacaaaagtaattataCTAACTTCAGACATCAAAAGAACCTTAAAGTTGTACTGGGATGTTCAAGGATGAACCATAAGTAGTAACAGTTTTTATTGCCAACGATAGGTTCCAACcatgaaatatatattccatgtaataaaaaataatacagtaaACAACCAGCTTATAAAAAGCATTTTGAAATTTTCcctaatttaattataaaaaaaatatttgtccttaatacaaCCCTTCTAGTAATGTACATGAAACAATCCATATTGATATGTATAGTTTCTAACAACAATAACTATGTTTTtagcaatgtaaataaataccacTGTAAATTATGGTAACTGTGTCACTAAAGCACTCGGCATCAAAAATTAAATGTACTCATATCATAaaacattactgtatatatacatagaatccaattaccaataagggcaattccaattgaaatatcatataacatccataatacactgtattgcactcacttcaatgGCCTCACTATCACAGGCCTTGAACCCCAGTAGGAGATTGTCAAACACAAATATCCCATCACCTGCCGGCCTTATGCGTCACCGACTTCATTCTTGTATCTACATCCACAAGAATAACACCTGCCACCACCACCACTCAGCACAATACGCAGTACCAgatattggaatttattttaatttcaatcttactcatatttaataaacaaaacaattattcaacaaccaaaacaacttacattaaagagtagatccactaataaaactttgtgacattgccgtacgttacctttttccctagacatggccaaagatacataataatgtaaagcacttatcacaaatgttgacgttgacgtattccaaaattgtcgttgtcttggagtAAGAACGTTGAGTTTTGTTCTGGGTTAATTCCCTTTTACAATGTAGAGgccggccttgctaatgagaaactcttactgtaactgttcgccgtggctgtggtaacctctgaggtaatttacttcttacctttgacaggtacatattacgcacgcgcgaacttaaggcctattaggcaattactagtttaagtaatttaattcataagtttaattttattattcattttacttatcattaagtatagttactatactaagtagcattaagttatttactttaattcattagaaaaaatagataaagcttcgagtgaagctaacgaccgaacggctattccccacagtcggacacaaataccaatcctttctgatttctaacacAGTCCCCACAAAGGATTGCGATTATAGAATTGCAATGAATATCATCATTAACCATACATTATTTATTAAGGCCACCTTAAATCTGGCTACTGCgttaaacaattatttccaacaacgctaataaaaagtatggataAGTACTTTAGTATCATCCTCACGTTACTAAAAGTGTAGCATTTTAATTTAAGTCTTCACTTTATTTTAAGTgtagtattttatttaaatatttacaccAATTTTAACTTAGCTTAGTTTACTATAGGCTATCTCctaattttatttgctttttttttatttacgtatttagttttatttatttattacctagaaAGTACTTATTTGCAATGCCCTTAATCttgttttaaagttaaagaataaagcatttaaaaattaaagtatatCCTCACACTGAAAAAAGTTTCGAGTGTGTAGCattttagtcaaaataaaaacttgattattagtaattacagtaaataatataCTGAAAAGCAGTATTTACAAATTATCTAAATTTCCCTTAGCATTCTTTCAAAATCTTTCGGTAGCCTTTCTCTTGGGTCTTACAGACCTTTCGCCTTGTTCAACGTGAATagattcaggtttatttatactgCCTGTTTCTACTCAATTTCCATTGAATTGTCTCTGGTTTGCCTTTCTCTTATAGCATGTGTCACTCACAGTTCCATAGGATAAAGATTACAAATAGAATGATATTCTATAGTCCCATTAGCTTGCTTTAGTTTCACTGACATAATTATATTGTCAAATCCTAATATTAATTCTAATACCTTACCCATCATCCAAAATGGTCTGGGCTTATTAATTGCTATAATAGACAATGTCACcaactttaattctattttcccaCTTACTTTGGTACAAATTTCTGCTATGTTCTCTCAGGCTTAAGAGATCATTTTCATaccacaatttcttaaaattttcaataatttcttcctgtatttctacAGTTCTCTCTAAAGAAGGTTGACTAGAATCGTCCAACCAAAACATCACTatcatcttttctcaaaatgatggGAGAATTACCATGCAATTTGATAAAGGAATTTGGAGTTATAAACTCTAAATTTTCTGAGCTTGATCTATATGTTAAAGGCCTGGAATTGGATCGCTAATTGAATATTAGAAAGGGTAGTTAATAATTCAAAGTAACTTAATTTAGACCTTCCTATTACTTTATAAAGACAATTCTTTAACACTCTAATCAATCTCTCCCAAGCAGAACCAACCCATGCTGAATATAAGGAattttaatgtgtttgatattaCATTTCCTTAATTCAGATTGAAATTCCTGCGACTCCAAAGACCTTTCAAGGATACTTCCACCCTTGAGAAAAGACTTAGCGTTGTCACTGTAACAGGTATTGTGGTATTGTGTACATATTACTAAATCTTTGGAAAGCGAGAACAAAATTTTTAGTGGACATGTCTGGTAACAATTCAAAGTGCACAGCGCACACGTTAAGACAAGTGAAAACTAATATGAACATTTTTGTGGTCTTACCACTCAACTCATCCCTAACCCAAAGGTGTCCGGTGAAATCAATACCTACATGCTGAAAAGGCTTGACAAATTCATGTGGTGTTTAGGCATATCTGTAAACTTCGGGTATCTGTAAGCTAAGGCATTATATTTCCTACATATATTACAACTACTCAGCTCAGTCTTTACTGCTGACCTACCCTTGGGAATCCAAAATCCCTGTTCCCTAAGGAGTTAATGTAGTGCCTATTCCTAAATGCTGTACCATTCAAATGATAATgcgtttattaacaatgaggtGAACCTATGCTCTTTAGGAAGCAATACTGGGTTATGAACATCAAAGTCAAAGTACAAACACTTAGATATTCTTCCCCACTAGGACCTCCAATTATTACCCTTtggaatctaaaaataaatttaattggaCACTAGAGGaggtatattattagtaatattggcactgctttgtaaaaaaatctaattctacTGTAAAGTATTCTTTCTGTGCAATTTTCACCCAATACTCCAAGGCTTTCTTTTTAGGATCACCACCCTTTAATCTACTACAAAATTTGAACAAGTAACTGGTAATTCTTAACAATTGTTCATAActtgacattttatttatattgagaataccagcctttactttatttatttgcatagcgCATACTGTACTTATTTGATGCTTATAGTAAGGCGATATACTCAATAAAGGGTAAAGAGGCCACTTGTCAAAATCATTACTCAACCATTCTGGACCTTCTAGCCAATAAgttgatttacttaaatatttagtaTAGGATAAACCTCTGGTGATCATGTCAGCAGGATTTTCTTCTGTATTACGTAGTGATATAAGACAGGTAGTTTTTAAATAGCTTAGATATTTCAACTTTAAGACCATCTGCCTCAAGTACTCTATTTCTAACAAATTTGAGATTTTATTTAGTTTCTCTGGTCAATAGCCAATTTAAAACCACTTGAGCATCaacacaaatattaatgaattgaaaatttatatacGTATGGCTTCTAGTAAGGAAGGTAAACATTTAAAAGCTAGAATTACTCCCATTAGTTCCAAAGTGGGGACACAAAACTATGCTCATTTCTCTTATTCAGTGGAGCCAATTTAGATTTGGAGAACAAATaagaacttttatcattttgattaacCGCATAGGCCACAAACCCATAGCTATCACAAAAAATTTGAAGACCATACGAGTCTAGTTCATTAAGGGACTCTCTAGGAAATTTAAGTTCAGATAACATTTCAAAATCTctactaataattttcatttccccacAAATGTCTTTAGGTAAATTTTGATCCCAACCAACGtctaatttccatatttttctcattaaaattttgCCTCTTATTGTTACAGGAAGGACTATATTCAAAGGATCAAATATTTTAGAAGTTTGtgacaatacttttctttttgtgtCTGCTTCTGGTCTATTTTACAAGGCGCAAGACTAAAAGAATCATTATTTACGTTGAATCTATAACCCAATACTTTATCCTCTTCGCAAGAATGTTCAACAAGTCTATTATCAGACGCCATTTCTTCTCTCAACTCTACACAATTGGAATtccaagaccttaaaataaagccCCCTTGTTCCATCCTATCATTAGCTTGCTTATaacaaatttttcatttcatcaatgtTGTTACCAGTTACAAGAAGATTGTCTACATAAAAGTTATTAgttaatatttctttacacttatcATCAGGATAATTTTCTGCGTGATGGTtctaacaaaatttaatataaaaggtgaagaagtgtaaccaaaaactattgttttgtagCGATAAGATACTAATTTATTCCCCCGCCCCgtccaaaagaaacaaaatctcTTTTTGTCCActtcaatttttaatttaatcatcAAAAAAGCTTGTTTGACGTCACTCAACATTAATATTTAATAGTTCTAAAGTAAAAGAGCAATTTCAGTATTGAGCCATTAAATGTATCCCAGGATAAGCTGCTTCATTAAGTGAAGCCAATTCCctgtaagtttttaaagaacagtTAATACTGCCTGATTTTTTGTGTACTTGCTCTTCTAATTTTTACTGTGTCAATGGGAATCCATATATACTTATGATAGTCAGAAGGACTTACTTTAATTTCCTCGATTATACCATCCTCGAGTTGTTTAtcaaaaacttcctggtatttgtCAATGAGACCCTTTTTACCAAGATACTCTACTGTTCTGTCTAATACCTTAAGTGAAACAAAATGATTAGATGGGACGCTGTCAATTTTATCGGTATACCAGGGCAATTCTACGTGATAAAATCCATTATCAAAAGAGTTCCCCTCTCTAAATCTGTCAATTGTTCTTTATCAAAGGATACCAAttctttttcacacttttttatCCCAAGGATTCAAGACTAAAAAGGTGTTCAAGTCCATTGTCTACCTCACTGTCTTCTAATATAAGCTCTAATggattgaaataagattttagaggatccattactaaatttaccacgctttttgttttaacattcagTGTTTTCTTATTAACAGCTCTACTTTCTGCCTCATCCAAAAAGTTGAAACACCATTACCATACAGGGAGCTACCTCTTTAGTTATGGACCTAAAACAAGTCCCAACCCAACCATTTTAGTCCAAGTTACCGAAGGTAAGAAAAAGTGGATGATATTCTATTCCTAAACATGTCAACCTTCATACTTTCATTGGTTTCTGTGGTCACAAAAAAGTCTCATCCAATaaagcaatattattttctttaaatttatttattatttgattcatgCCAGGCACTTCAAAGTTTTATATTGACATTTGTCAACTAATAAAGGTATTAATatcaaattattgtttatatttattccagTGGACATTTGCTTGAAGCCCTTAGTTTCTTGTCCTATATATGTGCTTATATCACATTCCAAAGCATACAACGCCTCTACATCCTGACAAAGATCTTTAGCTGCAGATTCGGAAATATATGACCGCTCGACTTGCCAGTTGTCAAAACAAACATTCTGACTTTCCTAGCCTTTTgccatttctaaataacaaaagtcATAGTGGGTAAAATGTGAGACGCATCAAAACTTCTTTGAGCAAAACATAAGCTTACGTTAGTTTTAGTAGTTAGTTCGGCTTTATTCAAAGAAGGGCACAATGGAGTTATGTGTTCCCTCTTTCTACACAACAGACATTCAAACCTTAACTTATTTTGTTTCCCGTAACATTCATTGTCTTCGTGCCCTGAACCAGCGCATCTAGTGCAGAGTGAAAGTTCCCTCAGTCTGGCCAATTTATCATTGATAATTATTAAAGTTAACCACATTTTCCTAAAGTATGGCCTTCAGCTGCACacaatttacaaattaatttagTTACTTATTTGCAAATTTAAAATTCTGAATCGTACTTACACctaccttattttcttttctttaggtTTAAATGTGAACTGGCTAGGGACTAGGTTTCTAACTAGAGGTTTTAGTgaaggtcttttttttctttttttctattggaaacagttttagataaagttttgataatttcattataattagaaAGAATGTCAAGA
Coding sequences within it:
- the LOC135219064 gene encoding zinc finger MYM-type protein 1-like produces the protein MGAEFVCLLQFFSEILGKINKVSQQLQDKQTDLGKAAKLISCLREDLADVRNSNLIENCSNTVDELCKKCDISPTATRKHSRKPRQLRDFIILETSGQRVVEPSHAQHVTILYEVLDCLNSKLERRFSKDSCVIFCGISALCPEGQTFLHEDDLKSFALSYSVKQSNLKHELPLVKKLLQKEPQPPTSLVEFLSFIHPYKSAFDCLYRLLLIAVTLPVTSASCKRSFSKIRIVKTFLRNSMTSERLSNTALSSIESKQAESIDLDSFVDEFDS